The proteins below are encoded in one region of Fibrobacter sp.:
- the hemC gene encoding hydroxymethylbilane synthase, with protein sequence MPGGQPVKTIRIATRKSELAMTQTRLVADRLVACAKALGEDVNYELVSMTTEGDRRLDKSLASFGGKGVFIKELEVALLEGRADIAVHSLKDMPAQVLPEFKLAAVLEREDPRDAFVSKGGAKGIKFMDLPAGARVGTGSIRRVVQLKALRPDLEYVPIRGNIQTRLAKLAELDGVVLAAAGLKRMGLAEQVTEYFSVEQVLPASGQGILAIETLSDKCHCEERSLSCHPEERSDEGSSPELLPLLAAVNHPETFGIALAEMSFLKALNAGCQFPVASHAEILSGNGDAGPAVLKMRGIYWQESSQKLLQANIQTEIPATAGDDWFNAQGESLADKIRQQF encoded by the coding sequence ATGCCTGGAGGCCAACCTGTGAAAACCATTCGCATAGCCACCCGCAAGAGTGAACTTGCCATGACCCAGACCCGCCTGGTGGCGGACCGCCTGGTCGCCTGCGCTAAAGCCTTGGGCGAAGACGTGAATTACGAACTGGTCTCCATGACCACCGAAGGGGACCGCCGTCTGGACAAGTCCCTTGCAAGCTTTGGTGGCAAGGGCGTCTTTATCAAGGAACTGGAAGTGGCACTTTTGGAGGGCCGTGCGGACATTGCCGTCCACAGCCTCAAGGACATGCCTGCCCAGGTGCTGCCAGAATTCAAGCTTGCCGCTGTGCTGGAGCGGGAAGACCCTCGTGATGCTTTTGTTTCGAAGGGCGGTGCAAAGGGCATCAAGTTTATGGACCTGCCTGCAGGTGCCCGCGTCGGTACGGGCAGTATCCGCCGGGTGGTTCAGCTGAAGGCTCTCCGGCCGGACCTGGAGTACGTTCCTATCCGCGGGAACATTCAGACCCGCCTTGCAAAACTTGCGGAATTGGACGGTGTGGTCCTTGCGGCTGCAGGTCTCAAGCGTATGGGCCTTGCAGAACAGGTGACGGAATATTTCAGCGTAGAGCAGGTCTTGCCCGCTTCCGGCCAGGGAATTCTTGCTATCGAGACTCTGTCTGACAAGTGTCATTGCGAGGAACGCTCTCTATCATGTCATCCTGAGGAGCGTAGCGACGAAGGATCCAGTCCCGAACTTCTTCCCCTTCTCGCTGCCGTCAACCATCCCGAAACCTTCGGCATCGCTCTTGCCGAAATGTCCTTTTTGAAGGCTCTGAATGCGGGCTGCCAGTTCCCGGTGGCAAGCCACGCCGAAATTCTCAGCGGAAATGGCGATGCGGGTCCCGCCGTCCTAAAAATGCGTGGCATCTACTGGCAGGAATCCTCGCAGAAACTATTGCAGGCCAATATTCAAACGGAAATTCCCGCAACGGCAGGCGACGATTGGTTCAACGCCCAGGGCGAATCCCTAGCCGACAAAATCCGCCAGCAGTTCTAA
- a CDS encoding glutamyl-tRNA reductase: MRKVYMAGMNHKVAEIAIREKFYIPMDIKTWALQESPFDELLILATCNRTEIYVASDRPLCERDLVQYVCGLVHQDYGSYASYFYYKEGDDVARHVMNVCAGLDSVAMGEDQILHQIGRAYETAHQLHGTGIVLNKLFQEAIHTTKRIKTETNLSKLSCNIPFLAMKQVQKTFGDLENKTVYIVGLGEMGSLMLKYVQENTTHIYASSKTFANAQKFADVLTPVPFEDRYKVLSDCDVVILCSACQEPIVTRDEFVRALKDAAPLSLSSPQPVVSEVEPRRGSPLAKTSSSENEPQRLVIDLGSPRNAEPSIGDLPNVQYVCVDDLEKIVSENRRLRMAELDAAQKILQEGLEEFLSWCRMDEVAKGIHVLADKMVKTAGEESGKLLASLPNLDEASAKKIAMMYERFAKKMANDFLYKVKDSNSPEDVKVFLKCLEANL; the protein is encoded by the coding sequence GTGCGTAAGGTTTACATGGCTGGAATGAACCACAAGGTGGCAGAGATTGCCATCCGTGAAAAATTTTATATCCCCATGGATATCAAGACCTGGGCGCTGCAAGAATCCCCCTTTGACGAGTTATTGATTCTTGCCACCTGTAACCGCACCGAAATTTACGTGGCAAGCGACAGGCCTCTTTGCGAGAGAGACCTCGTGCAGTATGTGTGTGGCCTGGTTCACCAAGATTACGGCAGTTACGCATCGTACTTCTACTACAAGGAAGGCGATGACGTGGCTAGGCATGTGATGAACGTGTGTGCGGGCCTGGACAGCGTGGCCATGGGCGAAGACCAGATTCTACACCAGATTGGTCGTGCCTACGAGACGGCTCACCAGCTTCACGGCACGGGAATTGTCCTGAACAAGCTCTTTCAAGAGGCCATTCACACCACCAAGCGCATCAAGACCGAAACCAACCTGAGCAAGCTGTCTTGCAATATCCCGTTTCTTGCCATGAAACAGGTGCAAAAGACCTTCGGGGATTTGGAAAACAAGACGGTCTATATCGTTGGCCTTGGGGAGATGGGTTCCCTGATGCTCAAGTATGTGCAAGAGAATACTACCCACATTTACGCCAGCAGCAAGACCTTTGCCAATGCCCAGAAGTTTGCCGACGTGTTGACGCCGGTGCCTTTCGAGGACCGTTACAAGGTGCTTTCGGACTGCGACGTGGTTATTCTGTGCAGCGCCTGCCAGGAACCTATTGTGACAAGGGATGAATTCGTTCGTGCTTTAAAAGACGCAGCACCCCTTTCTTTGTCATCCCCGCAACCTGTGGTGAGCGAAGTCGAACCAAGGCGGGGATCTCCCCTCGCAAAAACGTCGTCATCCGAAAACGAGCCCCAGCGCCTCGTCATCGACCTGGGCAGCCCCCGCAATGCCGAACCTTCCATCGGCGACCTGCCCAATGTGCAGTATGTGTGCGTGGACGACCTGGAAAAAATCGTCTCCGAGAATCGCAGGCTCCGCATGGCGGAACTGGACGCCGCCCAAAAGATTTTGCAAGAGGGTTTGGAAGAATTCCTCTCCTGGTGCCGTATGGACGAGGTGGCGAAGGGCATTCATGTGCTGGCCGATAAGATGGTCAAGACCGCTGGGGAAGAGTCCGGAAAGCTGCTGGCCTCGCTCCCTAACCTGGACGAAGCCTCCGCAAAGAAAATCGCCATGATGTACGAGCGTTTCGCCAAGAAGATGGCCAACGATTTCTTGTACAAGGTGAAGGATTCTAACAGTCCCGAAGACGTGAAGGTGTTCCTGAAATGCCTGGAGGCCAACCTGTGA